In Zonotrichia leucophrys gambelii isolate GWCS_2022_RI chromosome 27, RI_Zleu_2.0, whole genome shotgun sequence, the genomic window GTAGCTTGCTAGCGAAATGCTGTAGAATTCAGAGCTTGTAAAATTGTGATATAGATAAGAAATTAGGCTGATAAAGGGGTgacagcaggagatgctgaaatCAGAGGATGGTCAGTATTGACAAACAGAATGCCCCAGAGACTTTTCAGAAGGCTGGCACAAAGGAAGATGTGGCTGAACCCCGGCTGTGAACAGCCCCAGAATGGATGGAGAAGCTGAGCCAGAGAAAAGGAGTGTGTGACCTTCAACTTGGAAAGGAAGAGAACTGCAAAGGGGCAGAGTAGGAAACCCAAGGAAGCAAGGTCAAGAAGGAGAGctagaccaaaaaaaaaaattaaaataaaagagagagaggaagaaagacaACAGAGAAGGgggggagaggaagaaaagaaaagagcagaagagcagagagggcactggctggggaaaaaaaataaaacctgattcagagaaaatctgaaatgagaattattattttgaacAATTAAAATGGTTTACTATCTCATTGTAAAATGAGAGCTCAGTGTGTAAAATGTAGTATGTGTTATAAATACCTAGATGTAAAACTTTCTATCtagaaaaactaatttttctctgtattatGTCCAAACTTGCagtgcaaaacaaaatatttattcagtaTTTAATAACTATagtattttctgcctttttgtgtttgttttggggtttttttcccactttgctGTCAATCCAGAGTTCACAATCTTTTTTTGCAGCACTAAGGAGATGGGAATGACAAAATTACATGGCCTGGCTATTCTAGTGACAGCAGGGATCACTGGTGCAATCTGGTGGGTGTTCAACCTTTGATAATTATTCTCAACAAgcctttctttctcttgccCAGACTGAGACAGGTTTCTTCCAACTAATGCAGATGCAATGCAAGCTTTGAATTTACACAAATTCAAAATCCCTTTTTACATTCAAAAGATGAAAATGAGCAAGGTGTGGACACTTTTAAccttttctgtgaaattctAAAAGTCtgaataattatatataatatgtataatatattatatataaaaatatacattttacatataatattatatatataaaatatatattatatataatattttatatacatatacatatatatacatgtacatatatatatacacacacatatatatatatatatatatatatatatataatatcaaGAATATTTCAAGTATTCTTCCATCCAAAAAAGTTGTTTCATGGTGGTTGGTTTCATTCTAATATtcaaaactcccaaaaattctcttcttttcaaaccaggacaggTGTGTATTCAGTGTTCTGGAGCCTGAAATCAGAGCAGGTGGGGTTAATTCAGAGTTGGCTGGAACAATATTGAAGATCTGTTCCAGTTGGAGGAATTAGAACAaattttcagctgcattttctccACAGCAGAGCATCAAATGCTCAAATGTGAGCACAAATGCtcaagtttttatttaaatttacacTCAGATCACACAGAATGGCCAGAGCAAAGGGATGCTGTGCACATCTGGATTcaagaaggagctgcagaggaattCTGGCATCAGCTGAGACCAAACTCTGCTCAAAGCACACACATTGCCTTTGATGCAGATAGTCTGGGGCAAATAAAATCACTCACGGATCCTCAGAGTTGATTGATCTTCAGATAACTTTAGGCTAAACTCctgtgtgaaaaacaccaatcacttctttctaaaattttaaaaatttaatagtaataaaatggttataaaaatagtaatataattagagtaataaaaattttgacaatttggattaggacaatatggCACAATAAAACAgagagttacagacagtctgggtacctatttctgggcaaaataagcccaaaaaagaaCCCATAtgaacagaggattaacccttaaaagcaacagcctgttgcatattcatacatctcatccatgatgcagaaattccattcaaatataGAATTCTGTCTGATCactgtcagcttcttcctctgaatcctggcAGCATCTTCAcggctgagcaaggcaggaagaagttcatttcttctgataagggagcaataaattctctttctctgaaagattcaggtgtcctgtggctgctgagtcctctctttaaaaagtatcctacatagcatagttcctattttaacattatgttataacctaacactatatttaacacaatacttaagaaaattaatacagcatcactttctaacataacacatataatatttattttaatatttgccaaaagccaatcataaaatacacatttttcacatcctGTCTTGAAACAGCTGAGATTTGCAAATCCTCATCACCATACTGACCCCACAAATGTTCTGTTAGATTTGTTTTATAGTTTCAGCCACAAAGGAAGTGGAGGAAaggttgagttttgttttcatcaTTGACTCATTGTTTTCTTATCCTGTCCGAGGTACCACTACCCTTTCTCCCCAGCCAGAACCCAGGAACACAAAGCCTCCCCTGGAGAGGATTCAGTCCTGTAAGTTCattctgcaaaatgaaaaagtaataaaagagGTATGGACATACGGGaaagtgtcacagacatattttatgaaaaatcctttgcaaggatcttttctcctgagaagctgagaggcctcagaaatgaaatgtaaattatctggtgctgtggaatgcaacagtgcatctgtgattggtctcatgtggttgtttttaattaatggccaatcccagtcagctggctcagactctggtcagtcacaaggtttttttttatcattccattccttttccttttaagccttctgatgaaatcctttcttctattcttttagtatagttttaatatatcattttcttttaatataatatatataataaaataataaatcagccttctgaaacatggagtcaagattctcatctcttccttcatcctggaacccctgtgaacatcacCACAGGAGAGTTTACCAAAGGATCATTCCAGGCCATGAGGACAACACTCACCTGAAATTACTCATTTTTAGGCACCAGATCTGTGCCCTGGAAGTGCTGATTTCCATTTTGATATGAGCCACCCTGCAGGCTCACATTGTATATGAACtcatataaataataaaatagtttttgTGATGGAGTCTGGATGCTCACTGACATTGAACCACACAAAGATCTCTTGTGGGACtcatttctcagaaaaagaaaatctggaatttCTGTGCCATGATGCATTTTTGTACCTTTTATTTCTCCCTAtataatatttcaaatatattttttttattttcatttgcagaAAAATAGATGAAACATCTCTGATGGTTCCATGGTAAGTgcacctgctctggcacaatGGAATATCATGACCATGAAATCCCATTGATCTCAGAAACACAGAGTGGCACTGACAGGATAGCCGAGAGCCAGACTGAATGAAATAGAAGCCTGACTAGAAAATCAACTCTTCCATAAACCATCAAAAATGCATAGATGAAGAATCTGTAATTTGTTACTTTCAGAAAGGAAACCGAGAAATGATGGTGaatgttgaaaatattttggtttattttatcttattcaGTTTTTTGCGTCCTCTGTCACAACTCAGAAGCTAAAAAATCGAAATACTATTTTTTGTGGTGGCAGTCAGCATCCTACCTGATATGTAAATGCCTGTGGAATTAATATTTTAGGTCACTGGgctaaattattttctggaatTGCCTATTCAGAAATCTGTGCTGCAATCACACCTGTGCTGTGATTTCAAAGTGAGACTGGAATGATTAATTCAGTGTGACATCTGTGTTGGTTTTGATGAATTTCCTGGGCCATCTCAAGCCTGCCTTCATTCCCAACCCCTTGCAGGAGGAGGGATGTGCTGGTGCTGACACCATGGCTGGCTCCAATTGTCTGGGAAGGCACGTTCAGCAGAGACATCCTGGATGCTCAATATCTGCAGAAGAACCTGGTCACTGGAGTGGTCACTTTTGCTGTTGAAAAGTACTGGTTTGTCCTTTATTTCGTGTCAAATAGTTAAACCTCTCTGCAGTACTGCTGGTGGAGCATGATTGTATCTGCAagggatgaaggaaggaatgatgaatctgactccatggtcTCAGAAGGcgaatttattactttataatgctatttattattattaattctattaattatttttattattttcatattattaTTAACTTTAttgatattattatttattttattaataattttattatatatattttaatgtaatatataataattaaatgtatataattaattattaaatattatattgaaaatactatactaaaggatacagaaaggatactgaatgctaaaagataatgaaaattatatatataatatataattatatataattatgtactgtaattatattattattatatattataatatataatatataaactaatatattatataaactaatatattatatataatatgttatataaaacaattataattatatattataatatattataatataattataattacattataatatataaaaattatatataaaataaataaatatacattataatatatataaattatatatacatataatttatatgtatatataaattatatatataattaattatatatatataattattgttacatattatattaaaaatactatactatagtaaagaatacagaaaggatacttactgaatgctaaaaaaaaaataataatgaaaactcccgactctttccagagtctccACAGAGCTTGGCCCCAactggccaaagagtgaaaacatctcacagcagagtaatattttcctctttgagCCAGGTCTCATAAGCTCTTGGAGATTTATATCgcacccaagatagctcagctagTTTAGgtggcataaaatcagcagcatggcttctgtggtagtgttggaaacaaaaaggtataataaaaggcaaaataacaaaactctttgcagagaaaaacccagcagctgtgTTAAATAAAGGACACTAACATCATAAAAAGGAGCAATAGatagaaaaagacaaagaaaatgaatttgaaaAGCTGTCACTCCTCAGCAGGAGGAGCCTCTCCATTCTCTTCCTTTCCATGTCTCTTAGCTACGTCCAGTTCATAGAAGGGTTCGTGAGCTCTGCCAACAAATACTTCCTTGCTGGGCACCCCGTGAACTTCTACCTGTTCACAGACTGTCCCGAGAAGACCTCCCACCTTCAGATGGCCCCTGAGAACCACCTGTTTGTCATCCCTGTCCAGCATGACCCCAGGTGGCAGGACATCTCCAGGAGCCGCATGGACATCCTCAGCTCCTACATCCAGAGCCAGTTCCAGCACGAGGTGGATTATCTGTACTCCGTGGATATCAatgtccagctcctggcacatATTGGCGTGGAGATCATCGATGCCCTGGTGGCCACCATCAGCTCGTGGCAGGTCACCCCACAGCAGGAGGACAAAGCCTCTGAGACACACCCTGAGTCACAACCTGCCCTCCCTGAGGGACAAGGGGACTTCCACTACACCGCCAGCTTCTATGGGGGCAGCGTGGCTGAGGTGTAcaagctgagcagagcctgctctgcagggctgctgcaggacagagaaAATGGCATTGAGGGTCCCTGGCACCACGAGAGCCACCTCAACAGGTacctcctgcagcacaaacccaccaggctgctgtccccagagtactactgggacacagagctgagctccagcagcatcctggtgAAGAGGATGTGCCCTGTGCACCAGCACGGCCAGAGGCAAGATCCTCAAACAAAGAGTGTGAggcctttcttcttctctgtctGAAGTTTCCCTCATCtgctgttgggaaggatgaaagtttgacaacAAAGTCTCACAgatgcttagcagaaagattttggaatgtagagtctgatgaaggaatagagatggaagcaaattttgatatagaagaaaagaattgctgagccaatTTTACTGGgtaaccaaggaggcaaagggtgtgttagttagaaggggtttttatgaaTTAGaacaaaggataaacccacctcagacaacaagatgtttttaccaagcagaaagagcacaggcaaacaagtcagcaaatgctgcaagtagaaaaaaggtctcagaattttccactgcaagaaaactgaaaaacaacttctggcttaaactgtaatgtactgactttgagtgattggagaacagtaacatgaatatggtaattacagtagc contains:
- the LOC135458554 gene encoding histo-blood group ABO system transferase 2-like, yielding MGMTKLHGLAILVTAGITGAIWYHYPFSPARTQEHKASPGEDSVLKIDETSLMVPWRRDVLVLTPWLAPIVWEGTFSRDILDAQYLQKNLVTGVVTFAVENYVQFIEGFVSSANKYFLAGHPVNFYLFTDCPEKTSHLQMAPENHLFVIPVQHDPRWQDISRSRMDILSSYIQSQFQHEVDYLYSVDINVQLLAHIGVEIIDALVATISSWQVTPQQEDKASETHPESQPALPEGQGDFHYTASFYGGSVAEVYKLSRACSAGLLQDRENGIEGPWHHESHLNRYLLQHKPTRLLSPEYYWDTELSSSSILVKRMCPVHQHGQRQDPQTKSVRPFFFSV